One part of the Arabidopsis thaliana chromosome 1 sequence genome encodes these proteins:
- a CDS encoding Pentatricopeptide repeat (PPR) superfamily protein (Pentatricopeptide repeat (PPR) superfamily protein; FUNCTIONS IN: molecular_function unknown; INVOLVED IN: biological_process unknown; LOCATED IN: mitochondrion; CONTAINS InterPro DOMAIN/s: Pentatricopeptide repeat (InterPro:IPR002885); BEST Arabidopsis thaliana protein match is: Tetratricopeptide repeat (TPR)-like superfamily protein (TAIR:AT5G01110.1); Has 32626 Blast hits to 11011 proteins in 270 species: Archae - 3; Bacteria - 29; Metazoa - 476; Fungi - 329; Plants - 30874; Viruses - 0; Other Eukaryotes - 915 (source: NCBI BLink).) has product MASALRRLVEQQQWRYLVSQSTRSPKLIHGFFSFSSKTNPNPNKQQQILIDYISKSLQSNDTWETLSTKFSSIDLSDSLIETILLRFKNPETAKQALSFFHWSSHTRNLRHGIKSYALTIHILVKARLLIDARALIESSLLNSPPDSDLVDSLLDTYEISSSTPLVFDLLVQCYAKIRYLELGFDVFKRLCDCGFTLSVITLNTLIHYSSKSKIDDLVWRIYECAIDKRIYPNEITIRIMIQVLCKEGRLKEVVDLLDRICGKRCLPSVIVNTSLVFRVLEEMRIEESMSLLKRLLMKNMVVDTIGYSIVVYAKAKEGDLVSARKVFDEMLQRGFSANSFVYTVFVRVCCEKGDVKEAERLLSEMEESGVSPYDETFNCLIGGFARFGWEEKGLEYCEVMVTRGLMPSCSAFNEMVKSVSKIENVNRANEILTKSIDKGFVPDEHTYSHLIRGFIEGNDIDQALKLFYEMEYRKMSPGFEVFRSLIVGLCTCGKVEAGEKYLKIMKKRLIEPNADIYDALIKAFQKIGDKTNADRVYNEMISVR; this is encoded by the coding sequence ATGGCGTCAGCTTTGCGCCGCTTAGtagaacaacaacaatggcgtTACTTAGTTTCTCAATCAACCCGATCTCCAAAACTCATCCAtggcttcttctccttctcctccaaaactaatccaaatccaaacaaacaacaacaaatcctCATCGACTACATCTCCAAATCCCTCCAATCCAACGATACCTGGGAAACTCTCTCCACCAAATTCTCCTCCATAGATCTATCAGATTCCTTAATCGAAACAATCCTTCTCCGATTCAAAAACCCCGAAACCGCCAAACAAGCTTTATCCTTCTTCCATTGGTCATCCCACACTCGAAATCTCCGTCACGGAATCAAATCTTACGCATTGACGATTCATATCCTTGTCAAAGCTCGATTACTAATCGACGCTCGAGCTTTAATTGAATCGTCTCTGTTAAATTCTCCTCCCGATTCGGATTTAGTCGATTCGTTGTTAGATACTTATGAGATCTCATCTTCTACTCCTTTAGTGTTTGATTTGTTAGTTCAATGTTACGCTAAGATTAGGTATttggaattagggtttgatgTGTTCAAGAGATTGTGTGATTGTGGATTTACTCTTAGTGTGATTACTTTAAACACGTTGATTCATTACTCTTCGAAATCGAAGATTGATGATCTTGTGTGGAGGATTTACGAATGTGCGATTGATAAAAGGATTTATCCGAACGAGATTACGATTCGGATAATGATTCAAGTGTTGTGTAAAGAAGGGAGATTGAAAGAAGTTGTTGATTTGTTAGATAGGATTTGTGGTAAGAGATGTTTACCTTCAGTGATTGTGAATACgagtttagtgtttagggttttggaagAGATGAGAATAGAGGAGAGTATGAGTTTGTTGAAGagattgttgatgaagaaTATGGTTGTTGATACTATTGGTTATTCGATTGTTGTTTATGCGAAAGCTAAGGAAGGTGATTTGGTGTCTGCACGGaaggtgtttgatgaaatgcttCAACGAGGTTTTAGTGCGAATTCGTTTGTTTATACGGTGTTTGTTAGAGTTTGTTGTGAAAAGGGTGATGTTAAAGAAGCGGAGAGGTTGTTGAGTGAGATGGAGGAGTCTGGAGTCAGTCCGTATGACGAGACGTTTAATTGTCTTATCGGTGGTTTCGCGAGGTTCGGGTGGGAAGAGAAAGGTTTGGAGTATTGTGAGGTAATGGTAACGAGAGGGCTTATGCCTAGTTGTTCGGCTTTCAATGAGATGGTTAAGAGTGTAAGTAAGATTGAGAACGTGAATCGCGCAAATGAAATCTTAACAAAGTCGATAGATAAAGGGTTTGTGCCCGATGAACATACGTACTCTCATCTGATTCGAGGGTTTATAGAAGGAAACGATATCGATCAAGCGCTTAAGCTGTTCTACGAGATGGAATACCGAAAGATGTCTCCTGGTTTCGAGGTGTTTAGGTCACTAATTGTGGGACTCTGCACTTGTGGTAAAGTGGAAGCCGGAGAAAAGTACTTGAAAATTATGAAGAAGAGGTTGATAGAGCCTAATGCAGATATATATGACGCATTGATTAAGGCATTTCAGAAAATTGGTGATAAAACAAATGCTGATAGAGTTTATAATGAGATGATTTCAGTCAGATGA
- the ETR1 gene encoding Signal transduction histidine kinase, hybrid-type, ethylene sensor (ETHYLENE RESPONSE 1 (ETR1); CONTAINS InterPro DOMAIN/s: Signal transduction histidine kinase, homodimeric (InterPro:IPR009082), Signal transduction histidine kinase, core (InterPro:IPR005467), Signal transduction histidine kinase, hybrid-type, ethylene sensor (InterPro:IPR014525), ATPase-like, ATP-binding domain (InterPro:IPR003594), CheY-like (InterPro:IPR011006), Signal transduction response regulator, receiver domain (InterPro:IPR001789), Signal transduction histidine kinase, subgroup 1, dimerisation/phosphoacceptor domain (InterPro:IPR003661), GAF (InterPro:IPR003018), Signal transduction histidine kinase-related protein, C-terminal (InterPro:IPR004358); BEST Arabidopsis thaliana protein match is: ethylene response sensor 1 (TAIR:AT2G40940.1); Has 102721 Blast hits to 98263 proteins in 3046 species: Archae - 757; Bacteria - 90102; Metazoa - 18; Fungi - 1611; Plants - 2314; Viruses - 21; Other Eukaryotes - 7898 (source: NCBI BLink).), translated as MEVCNCIEPQWPADELLMKYQYISDFFIAIAYFSIPLELIYFVKKSAVFPYRWVLVQFGAFIVLCGATHLINLWTFTTHSRTVALVMTTAKVLTAVVSCATALMLVHIIPDLLSVKTRELFLKNKAAELDREMGLIRTQEETGRHVRMLTHEIRSTLDRHTILKTTLVELGRTLALEECALWMPTRTGLELQLSYTLRHQHPVEYTVPIQLPVINQVFGTSRAVKISPNSPVARLRPVSGKYMLGEVVAVRVPLLHLSNFQINDWPELSTKRYALMVLMLPSDSARQWHVHELELVEVVADQVAVALSHAAILEESMRARDLLMEQNVALDLARREAETAIRARNDFLAVMNHEMRTPMHAIIALSSLLQETELTPEQRLMVETILKSSNLLATLMNDVLDLSRLEDGSLQLELGTFNLHTLFREVLNLIKPIAVVKKLPITLNLAPDLPEFVVGDEKRLMQIILNIVGNAVKFSKQGSISVTALVTKSDTRAADFFVVPTGSHFYLRVKVKDSGAGINPQDIPKIFTKFAQTQSLATRSSGGSGLGLAISKRFVNLMEGNIWIESDGLGKGCTAIFDVKLGISERSNESKQSGIPKVPAIPRHSNFTGLKVLVMDENGVSRMVTKGLLVHLGCEVTTVSSNEECLRVVSHEHKVVFMDVCMPGVENYQIALRIHEKFTKQRHQRPLLVALSGNTDKSTKEKCMSFGLDGVLLKPVSLDNIRDVLSDLLEPRVLYEGM; from the exons ATGGAAGTCTGCAATTGTATTGAACCGCAATGGCCAGCGGATGAATTGTTAATGAAATACCAATACATCTCCGATTTCTTCATTGCGATTGCGTATTTTTCGATTCCTCTTGAGTTGATTTACTTTGTGAAGAAATCAGCCGTGTTTCCGTATAGATGGGTACTTGTTCAGTTTGGTGCTTTTATCGTTCTTTGTGGAGCAACTCATCTTATTAACTTATGGACTTTCACTACGCATTCGAGAACCGTGGCGCTTGTGATGACTACCGCGAAGGTGTTAACCGCTGTTGTCTCGTGTGCTACTGCGTTGATGCTTGTTCATATTATTCCTGATCTTTTGAGTGTTAAGACTCGGGagcttttcttgaaaaataaAGCTGCTGAGCTCGATAGAGAAATGGGATTGATTCGAACTCAGGAAGAAACCGGAAGGCATGTGAGAATGTTGACTCATGAGATTAGAAGCACTTTAGATAGACATACTATTTTAAAGACTACACTTGTTGAGCTTGGTAGGACATTAGCTTTGGAGGAGTGTGCATTGTGGATGCCTACTAGAACTGGGTTAGAGCTACAGCTTTCTTATACACTTCGTCATCAACATCCCGTGGAGTATACGGTTCCTATTCAATTACCGGTGATTAACCAAGTGTTTGGTACTAGTAGGGCTGTAAAAATATCTCCTAATTCTCCTGTGGCTAGGTTGAGACCTGTTTCTGGGAAATATATGCTAGGGGAGGTGGTCGCTGTGAGGGTTCCGCTTCTCCACCTTTCTAATTTTCAGATTAATGACTGGCCTGAGCTTTCAACAAAGAGATATgctttgatggttttgatGCTTCCTTCAGATAGTGCAAGGCAATGGCATGTCCATGAGTTGGAACTCGTTGAAGTCGTCGCTGATCAG GTGGCTGTAGCTCTCTCACATGCTGCGATCCTAGAAGAGTCGATGCGAGCTAGGGACCTTCTCATGGAGCAGAATGTTGCTCTTGATCTAGCTAGACGAGAAGCAGAAACAGCAATCCGTGCCCGCAATGATTTCCTAGCGGTTATGAACCATGAAATGCGAACACCGATGCATGCGATTATTGCACTCTCTTCCTTACTCCAAGAAACGGAACTAACCCCTGAACAAAGACTGATGGTGGAAACAATACTTAAAAGTAGTAACCTTTTGGCAACTTTGATGAATGATGTCTTAGATCTTTCAAGGTTAGAAGATGGAAGTCTTCAACTTGAACTTGGGACATTCAATCTTCATACATTATTTAGAGAG GTCCTCAATCTGATAAAGCCTATAGCGGTTGTTAAGAAATTACCCATCACACTAAATCTTGCACCAGATTTGCCAGAATTTGTTGTTGGGGATGAGAAACGGCTAATGCagataatattaaatatagttGGTAATGCTGTGAAATTCTCCAAACAAGGTAGTATCTCCGTAACCGCTCTTGTCACCAAGTCAGACACACGAGCTGCTGACTTTTTTGTCGTGCCAACTGGGAGTCATTTCTACTTGAGAGTGAAG GTAAAAGACTCTGGAGCAGGAATAAATCCTCAAGACATTCCAAAGATTTTCACTAAATTTGCTCAAACACAATCTTTAGCGACGAGAAGCTCGGGTGGTAGTGGGCTTGGCCTCGCCATCTCCAAGAG GTTTGTGAATCTGATGGAGGGTAACATTTGGATTGAGAGCGATGGTCTTGGAAAAGGATGCACGGCTATCTTTGATGTTAAACTTGGGATCTCAGAACGTTCAAACGAATCTAAACAGTCGGGCATACCGAAAGTTCCAGCCATTCCCCGACATTCAAATTTCACTGGACTTAAGGTTCTTGTCATGGATGAGAACGG GGTAAGTAGAATGGTGACGAAGGGACTTCTTGTACACCTTGGGTGCGAAGTGACCACGGTGAGTTCAAACGAGGAGTGTCTCCGAGTTGTGTCCCATGAGCACAAAGTGGTCTTCATGGACGTGTGCATGCCCGGGGTCGAAAACTACCAAATCGCTCTCCGTATTCACGAGAAATTCACAAAACAACGCCACCAACGGCCACTACTTGTGGCACTCAGTGGTAACACTGACAAATCCACAAAAGAGAAATGCATGAGCTTTGGTCTAGACGGTGTGTTGCTCAAACCCGTATCACTAGACAACATAAGAGATGTTCTGTCTGATCTTCTCGAGCCCCGGGTACTGTACGAGGGCATGTAA